A region from the Anoplolepis gracilipes chromosome 2, ASM4749672v1, whole genome shotgun sequence genome encodes:
- the LOC140662816 gene encoding odorant receptor 4-like — MQKKITLRKTIAIVKLSLFFIWFWPLPQDASKRKVLCMKLYQYVSILLTIAVIASMTYALIKNLDDPELVIKSSLGLFPCSHVIWNILCHIAIYQRLQCVTFKMENACALIKSHEEAIVQRDYIDKCAHFYGFCITLFYMSLFALFVGPILLDEPLPAPADFPFDASRQPLRAITYIHQIVVGLLIAAHLCVNAFMALLLWLVSARFKLLIEDLRTITSIYDFMKCIQKHQQLLEYAKEVTLAVRPFALGTVFFSTVSLIVFGLIFITGVSLALKIQCVFLAVSALLEVFMYAWPAEHLIYISNNIAQIAFETNWYEKSESFRKNLQMIILRSQKPILVVLPCGLPSLSLHYYASYLSTIFSYFTTMRIMFEEQKDGAGRN; from the exons atgcaaaaaaaaataacgttaagaaaaacaattgcTATTGTAAAGTTgagtttattctttatatggTTTTGGCCCCTACCGCAAGATGCAAGTAAACGCAAAGTGTTATGCATGAAGTTGTATCAATACGTTTCTATATTACTAACTATAGCTGTAATAGCATCGATGACATATgctcttattaaaaatctggATGATCCTGAACTTGTCATAAAATCATCATTGGGTTTATTCCCTTGTAGTCATGTAATCTGGAATATTCTATGTCACATAGCTATTTATCAACGACTGCAa TGTGTCACTTTCAAAATGGAAAATGCTTGCGCGCTAATCAAAAGTCATGAAGAAGCGATTGTTCAACGAGACTATATTGATAAGTGTGCTCACTTCTATGGCTTTTGTATAACATTGTTCTATATGAGCCTCTTCGCGCTTTTCGTAGGACCTATCCTGTTGGATGAACCGCTTCCGGCACCGGCTGATTTTCCATTCGATGCGTCTCGTCAACCATTAAGAGCTATTACGTATATACACCAAATTGTGGTTGGCCTATTAATAGCTGCACACTTATGTGTAAACGCTTTTATGGCTCTTTTGCTCTGGTTGGTATCAGCAAGATTTAAATTGTTGATTGAGGATTTACGAACAATTACAAGCATCTACGATTTCATGAAGTGTATCCAAAAACATCAACAATTACTCGA atatgcAAAAGAAGTAACTCTTGCAGTTCGTCCTTTTGCATTGGGAACCGTATTTTTCAGTACCGTATCATTAATAGTATTCggccttatttttattaca GGAGTTTCATTAGCATTGAAGATCCAATGTGTCTTTTTAGCAGTCAGTGCATTATTAGAAGTATTTATGTATGCGTGGCCAGCGGAACACTTGATTTacata AGTAATAATATTGCACAAATAGCTTTTGAAACAAATTGGTATGAAAAATCCGAAAGTTTTCGAAAGAATTTACAAATGATTATACTAAGAAGCCAGAAACCAATACTTGTTGTATTACCTTGCGGTTTGCCTTCGTTATCTCTACATTATTACGCATCG TATCTTTCAACTATATTCTCCTACTTCACTACAATGCGAATAATGTTCGAAGAGCAAAAAGATGGAGCAGGAAGAAATTAG
- the LOC140662808 gene encoding odorant receptor 67c-like isoform X1: protein MYVIMQRKIPLRKVIAIVKLSLLVIWFWPLSQNANKRKVLYMKLYQYVITLLTIAAMASLIYAVVINPVDPEFVIKSTLGLFPCCHVIWNNLCRIATYRRLQYVTFKMENVYALIKGHEEAIVQRDYIDKFAHFYGFCTISFYISVLALLVGPILHDEPLPIAAEFPFDASRQPLRAITYIHQCVIGLFIAGSLCINTFMALLLWLTSARFKLLIENLRTITNIYDFMKCIEKHQQLLEYAKEVTLVVRPFAMGTIFASTLALITIGLIFIIKVSLALKFQCVFLTVSGLLEVFMYAWPAEHLIHISNNIAQIVFESNWYDESKYFRKNLQMIILRSQKPILVALPCGLPSLSLHYYASYLSTIFSYFTTIRLMFEE, encoded by the exons ATGTACGTAATCATGCAAAGAAAAATACCACTAAGAAAAGTGATtgctattgtaaaattaagtCTACTCGTTATATGGTTTTGGCCGCTATcgcaaaatgcaaataaacgTAAAGTGTTGTACATGAAATTATACCAATACGTCATTACATTACTAACTATAGCCGCAATGGCATCGTTGATATATGCCGTTGTAATAAATCCGGTTGATCCTGAGTTTGTCATAAAATCAACATTGGGTTTGTTTCCTTGTTGTCATGTAATCTGGAATAATCTATGTCGCATAGCTACTTATCGACGACTACag tATGTCACTTTCAAAATGGAAAATGTTTATGCGCTGATCAAAGGTCATGAAGAAGCGATTGTTCAGCGAGACTACATTGATAAGTTTGCCCATTTTTACGGCTTTTGTACAATATCGTTCTATATAAGCGTTTTGGCCCTCCTTGTAGGACCTATCCTGCATGACGAACCACTTCCGATAGCCGCTGAGTTTCCATTCGACGCGTCTCGTCAACCGTTAAGagctattacatatatacatcaatGTGTGATTGGTCTGTTCATAGCTGGAAGTTTGTGTATAAACACTTTTATGGCTCTTTTGCTCTGGTTGACATCAGCAAGATTCAAATTGTTGATCGAGAATTTACGGACAATTACAAATATCTATGATTTTATGAAGTGTATTGAAAAACATCAACAATTACTCGA gTATGCAAAAGAAGTAACACTGGTAGTTCGCCCTTTTGCAATGGGAACTATATTTGCCAGTACTTTAGCATTAATAACAATCggccttatttttattata AAAGTTTCATTAGCACTGAAGTTCCAGTGTGTCTTTTTAACAGTCAGTGGATTACTAGAAGTATTTATGTACGCGTGGCCAGCGGAACACTTGATTCACATA AGCAATAATATTGCACAAATAGTTTTTGAATCAAATTGGTATGATGAATCCAAATATTTTCGGAAAAATTTACAGATGATTATACTGAGAAGCCAGAAACCAATACTTGTTGCATTGCCTTGCGGCTTGCCTTCATTATCTTTACATTATTACGCATCG TATCTCTCAACTATATTCTCCTACTTTACTACAATACGATTAATGTTCGAAGAGTAA
- the LOC140675750 gene encoding LOW QUALITY PROTEIN: zinc carboxypeptidase-like (The sequence of the model RefSeq protein was modified relative to this genomic sequence to represent the inferred CDS: deleted 3 bases in 2 codons) gives MWKIIISCIIVSLMAAQKATFVNYKIFRILPTTKMQADELHRLEEIPDGFSFWEAPSFVGRNVDVMVAPHKFPEFYEIITQTEVSYQVYIEDVQALIDETTLVNRSTTFDFTSFHTVDEIYENLDDLAKQYPDKVQIIVGSKSYKGCQIKGVKVSFEANNPGIFIKGGIHAREWISPATVMYILHQLLISKDANVRILAESHDIYIFPVFNPDGYAHTTNRIWRKTRKPYGLFCIGADPNRNWDYEWVSVTGIPCSPTYAGTEPFSKVETKSMSKYIVTISDKFYAYISFYSYSQLLMLPYGSTKKHLDNYNDLYNIGLKSIVALKQRYRTKYQIGNVAETIYVCTGVSMDYIKGIYQKPIVYTYELGDRDRYGFLLSPNQIISFGEETLDSFVAMCQEAKIR, from the exons ATGTGgaagataataatatcgtGTATCATTGTGAGTTTGATGGCTGCTCAGAAAGCGACGTTTGTGAACTATAAAATCTTCAGGATTCTACCGACTACAAAGATGCAAGCCGACGAATTACATCGATTGGAAGAGATTCCTGATGGA TTCTCATTTTGGGAAGCACCGAGTTTTGTGGGTAGAAACGTGGATGTTATGGTAGCACCGCACAAATTTCCTGAATTTTACGAAATTATAACTCAGACTGAAGTATCCTATCAAGTCTATATAGAGGATGTTCAAGCGTTGATTGATGAAACGACGCTTGTAAATCGATCGACAACATTCGATTTCACTAGCTTTCACACTGTTGATGAGATTTACGAGAACCTAGACGATCTGGCTAAGCAGTATCCAGACAAGGTGCAGATTATTGTAGGTAGCAAATCATACAAGGGATGTCAGATCAAAGGTGTCAAGGTCTCCTTTGAAGCAAACAATCccggaatttttattaaaggtGGTATTCACGCTAGAGAATGGATCTCGCCGGCGACTGTCATGTACATCTTACATCAGCTATTGATCAGCAAGGACGCGAACGTTAGGATTTTGGCTGAGAGTCATGat atatacatttttccCGTGTTTAATCCTGACGGATACGCGCACACTACG AATCGAATCTGGAGAAAAACGCGTAAGCCGTATGGTCTCTTCTGCATTGGCGCTGATCCAAACAGAAACTGGGATTATGAGTGGGTAA gcGTTACTGGCATCCCCTGTTCTCCAACATATGCTGGAACCGAGCCATTCTCCAAGGTAGAGACGAAGAGTATGTCTAAGTATATTGTGACCATTTCCGACAAATTTTATGCATACATCTCGTTCTACAGTTATTCGCAGCTATTGATGCTCCCTTACGGCTCTACG AAAAAACATCTTGACAATTACAACGATTTg tACAATATTGGGTTGAAATCAATTGTTGCTTTAAAACAAAGATATAGAACTAAATATCAGATCGGAAATGTTGCTGAAACGATCT atGTATGTACCGGAGTTAGTATGGATTATATCAAAGGCATTTATCAGAAGCCTATCGTGTATACTTATGAATTGGGCGATCGTGACCGTTATGGATTTTTGTTGTCTCCTAATCAAATCATTTCATTCGGGGAAGAGACTTTGGATTCTTTTGTAGCTATGTGTCAAGAGGCAAAGATACGCTGA
- the LOC140662808 gene encoding uncharacterized protein isoform X2 — protein MYVIMQRKIPLRKVIAIVKLSLLVIWFWPLSQNANKRKVLYMKLYQYVITLLTIAAMASLIYAVVINPVDPEFVIKSTLGLFPCCHVIWNNLCRIATYRRLQYVTFKMENVYALIKGHEEAIVQRDYIDKFAHFYGFCTISFYISVLALLVGPILHDEPLPIAAEFPFDASRQPLRAITYIHQCVIGLFIAGSLCINTFMALLLWLTSARFKLLIENLRTITNIYDFMKCIEKHQQLLEYAKEVTLVVRPFAMGTIFASTLALITIGLIFIIKVSLALKFQCVFLTVSGLLEVFMYAWPAEHLIHIMIILRSQKPILVALPCGLPSLSLHYYASYLSTIFSYFTTIRLMFEE, from the exons ATGTACGTAATCATGCAAAGAAAAATACCACTAAGAAAAGTGATtgctattgtaaaattaagtCTACTCGTTATATGGTTTTGGCCGCTATcgcaaaatgcaaataaacgTAAAGTGTTGTACATGAAATTATACCAATACGTCATTACATTACTAACTATAGCCGCAATGGCATCGTTGATATATGCCGTTGTAATAAATCCGGTTGATCCTGAGTTTGTCATAAAATCAACATTGGGTTTGTTTCCTTGTTGTCATGTAATCTGGAATAATCTATGTCGCATAGCTACTTATCGACGACTACag tATGTCACTTTCAAAATGGAAAATGTTTATGCGCTGATCAAAGGTCATGAAGAAGCGATTGTTCAGCGAGACTACATTGATAAGTTTGCCCATTTTTACGGCTTTTGTACAATATCGTTCTATATAAGCGTTTTGGCCCTCCTTGTAGGACCTATCCTGCATGACGAACCACTTCCGATAGCCGCTGAGTTTCCATTCGACGCGTCTCGTCAACCGTTAAGagctattacatatatacatcaatGTGTGATTGGTCTGTTCATAGCTGGAAGTTTGTGTATAAACACTTTTATGGCTCTTTTGCTCTGGTTGACATCAGCAAGATTCAAATTGTTGATCGAGAATTTACGGACAATTACAAATATCTATGATTTTATGAAGTGTATTGAAAAACATCAACAATTACTCGA gTATGCAAAAGAAGTAACACTGGTAGTTCGCCCTTTTGCAATGGGAACTATATTTGCCAGTACTTTAGCATTAATAACAATCggccttatttttattata AAAGTTTCATTAGCACTGAAGTTCCAGTGTGTCTTTTTAACAGTCAGTGGATTACTAGAAGTATTTATGTACGCGTGGCCAGCGGAACACTTGATTCACATA ATGATTATACTGAGAAGCCAGAAACCAATACTTGTTGCATTGCCTTGCGGCTTGCCTTCATTATCTTTACATTATTACGCATCG TATCTCTCAACTATATTCTCCTACTTTACTACAATACGATTAATGTTCGAAGAGTAA
- the LOC140675729 gene encoding zinc carboxypeptidase-like, which translates to MSGFARRVILSMIILNMMIVSFAIALKATFENYKVFSIMPTTEKHIRQLYQMNKFYDGFTFWNTPTLKNRTIKIVVAPHRLPQFNEIMAKIGISYQINIENVQAFMDQTMPANRSTFFDFNNYHTLDKIYENIDDLAKQYPDNVQIVIGGETYEGRQIKGVKVSFAVNNPGVFIEGGIHAKEWISSATVMYILHQILTNKDTDVRAMAESHDWYIFPVFNPDGYVYTHTTDRMWRKSRKPYNLFCIGVDLNRNWNYRWNTRINTTPCSNGYAGRAPFSEIETRSMAKYIKTISDKFYAYIAFHSHAQLLLFPYGHTRDHLDNYDELHAIGLKTIAALKKRYGTEYRTGNIAETIYTVIGSSVDYIKATYGKQITYTYELGDRDRYGCLLPPDQIIPTGEEVVDSLVVMFKEAKARGHPKKKKLCHINNIN; encoded by the exons ATGTCTGGATTTGCGAGAAG aGTCATATTGAgcatgattatattaaatatgatgatCGTGAGCTTTGCTATCGCTTTGAAAGCTACTTTCGAGAATTACAAAGTCTTCAGTATTATGCCAACTACAGAAAAACACATTCGACAACTTTAccaaatgaataaattttatgatggA TTCACTTTCTGGAATACACCGACTCTCAAAAAtagaacaataaaaattgtggTAGCCCCGCATAGACTGCCGCAGTTCAACGAAATAATGGCTAAAATTGGTATATCTTATCAGATTAACATCGAAAATGTTCAAGCATTTATGGATCAGACAATGCCTGCGAATCGGTCGACGTTTTTCGACTTTAACAATTATCACACTCTTGACAAGATTTATGAGAACATAGACGATCTAGCTAAGCAATATCCAGACAATGTACAGATCGTTATAGGTGGCGAAACATATGAGGGACGCCAGATCAAAGGTGTGAAGGTATCATTCGCGGTAAATAATCCTGGAGTCTTCATCGAGGGTGGAATTCACGCCAAGGAGTGGATCTCATCGGCCACTGTCATGTACATCTTACATCAAATACTAACTAATAAGGACACAGACGTTAGAGCTATGGCTGAGAGTCATGATTGGTATATTTTTCCCGTATTCAATCCTGACggatatgtatacacacatactacg GATCGAATGTGGAGAAAGTCTCGTAAAccatacaatttattttgcattggTGTAGATCTTAACAGGAACTGGAACTATAGATGGAATA CTAGAATTAACACTACACCATGTTCCAATGGCTACGCGGGAAGAGCGCCGTTTTCCGAAATAGAAACAAGAAGTATGGCCAAATATATCAAGACCATTTCCGACAAGTTCTATGCGTATATTGCATTTCACAGCCATGCGCAACTGTTATTATTTCCTTATGGTCACACAAGAGATCATCTTGACAATTATGATGAATta CATGCTATTGGTTTGAAAACAATTGCAGCTCTTAAGAAAAGATATGGAACTGAATATCGGACCGGAAATATTGCAGAAACAatct ataCGGTCATCGGAAGTAGTGTGGATTATATTAAGGCTACTTATGGCAAACAAATTACTTATACCTATGAGTTAGGTGATCGCGATCGTTATGGATGTTTGCTGCCCCCTGATCAAATTATTCCAACCGGAGAGGAGGTTGTGGACTCACTCGTAGTTATGTTCAAGGAAGCAAAAGCACGTGGACatccaaaaaagaaaaaattgtgtcatattaacaatataaattag
- the LOC140676417 gene encoding luciferin 4-monooxygenase-like, producing the protein MDFKLPYDNNFTMENNIYKGKIVPYTSNYKSIGKMMWIKIKSHGDKIAHLDALTEEVVTYAELQDKIVRCALWLQKQGIKSNDVVSVCTHNHLNSIIPCLAAIYINAIFNPWDEKLDLQTALHVIELTSPKIIFCNEKSANVILNAVKKNNCDPTIVVFGHHPDITSFSNILNSCNDAEIANFRYIELDNIKKTVCILHSSGTTGMPKGVEISNYCLLFLIEGKSLNINTVSIWFSSLYWISAVIMNINAIAKGIKVIIYPEFDEEMTCLLIEKYKVTMTILSTSMINRFLKASYVTKYPLSFLKVIFYSGAIMKLKAQEDMKRILPHVQMLQTYGMTELGGFVTVQLPNHKNGSVGTVIQNVQIKIMDRENGKILGPNQSGEVWVKTTTMMNGYYRNPEATKNIIDEEGWLHSGDIGYIDEDGELFIIDRIKELIKYRGYQISPGTIEDMLLSHRAVLEAAVVAVPHATDDEHPIAYVTKKPDVKVTEQELIEFVANNMMDQYKLRAGVIFLDTFPYTSSGKIARKDLRAMAKKLAVEKE; encoded by the exons ATGGATTTCAAGTTACCTTATGACAAT aattttaccatggaaaataacatttacaaAGGAAAAATAGTACCTTATACGAGTAATTATAAGAGTATCGGAAAAATGATGTGGATCAAGATTAAAAGCCATGGAGATAAAATCGCACAT TTAGACGCACTCACGGAAGAAGTAGTTACATATGCGGAGCTACAAGACAAAATTGTAAGATGCGCATTATGGCTTCAAAAACAAGGAATCAAGTCCAACGATGTTGTCAGTGTGTGTACACATAATCATCTTAATTCTATCATACCTTGTTTGGcggcaatttatattaacgcGATTTTTAATCCGTGGGACGAAAAATTGGATTTGC AAACCGCGCTGCACGTCATAGAGCTGACCAGCCCAAAGATAATCTTCTGCAATGAAAAATCTGCAAATGTTATCTTAAATGCGGTAAAGAAGAATAACTGCGACCCAACGATTGTGGTTTTCGGCCATCATCCCGACATCACATCTTTTTCCAACATTTTGAATTCTTGCAATGATGCTGAAATAGCAAATTTCCGATATATCGAGCttgataatatcaaaaaaacaGTGTGCATTTTGCATTCCTCAGGTACCACGGGAATGCCGAAAGGTGTCGAAATATCCAATTACTGTCTACTGTTTCTCATTGAGGGTAAAAGTCTGAATATCAACACGGTGTCAATTTGGTTCTCATCACTTTATTGGATTAGCGCAGTAATAATGAACATCAATGCAATCGCGAAGGGCATCAAAGTGATTATCTATCCAGAATTCGACGAGGAGATGACGTGTTTgcttattgaaaaatataag GTAACAATGACTATTCTAAGTACGAGCATGATAAACCGATTTCTCAAAGCGAGTTACGTAACAAAATATCCATTATCATTTTTGAAAGTTATTTTCTACAGCGGTGCAATAATGAAGCTGAAAGCGCAAGAAGATATGAAACGTATTTTACCGCATGTCCAAATGTTACAAACTTACG GAATGACGGAACTTGGTGGGTTTGTGACAGTTCAACTTCCAAATCATAAAAATGGATCTGTCGGAACAGTAATCcaaaatgtacaaataaagATTATGGATCGAGAAAACGGAAAGATTCTTGGTCCAAATCAATCAGGAGAAGTGTGGGTAAAAACGACGACCATGATGAACGGCTATTACAGAAATCCTGAAgcgacaaaaaatataattgatgaaGAAG GATGGTTACACTCAGGTGATATCGGCTATATCGATGAAGAtggagaattatttattatcgacaGGATAAAAGAACTTATAAAGTACAGAGGATATCAAATCTCACCTGGAACAATCGAAGATATGTTACTATCACATCGAGCAGTGTTAGAAGCTGCAGTAGTAGCGGTACCTCATGCAACAGACGATGAACATCCTATAGCTTATGTCACTAAGAAACCCGACGTCAAG GTGACGGAGCAAGAACTAATAGAATTTGTGGCAAATAACATGATGGATCAATACAAGCTTCGTGCTGGAGTAATATTTTTGGACACTTTTCCATATACAAGTTCAGGAAAAATTGCGAGAAAAGATTTAAGAGCAATGGCTAAAAAATTAGCCGtggaaaaagaataa